Proteins encoded within one genomic window of Pseudomonadota bacterium:
- a CDS encoding histone deacetylase, translated as MTAGILYSPAFLDHTADGYHPERPERLPAVLRGLEASGALGGALRPQPREALQAEIELVHEHPYVEKTLRALGSGRHGNLDSDTFYSPGSRAAALLAAGGGIDLAHHVHRREVEWGWAIVRPPGHHASAGSAAGFCIFNNVAVAAASLLADGSARRVAIFDWDVHHGNGTQNQFWDSADVLFVSVHQWPHYPGSGLVNEIGGPTAKGRCVNFPFPGGAVDGDYLSVIDSVFAPLARAFAPDHILVSAGFDAHERDPLGGMQLTSACYGAMAARLRALAEELCGGRITLFLEGGYDLQALSESAESVARAMAGGRVPECRSDTTRGCVAVIGAVARAIGPFWPGVQLSLDAR; from the coding sequence ATGACGGCAGGAATCCTGTATTCACCCGCCTTCCTCGATCACACGGCGGACGGGTACCACCCGGAGCGTCCGGAGCGCCTGCCCGCCGTCCTCCGCGGGCTGGAGGCGTCCGGCGCCTTGGGCGGCGCGCTGCGCCCCCAGCCCCGCGAGGCCCTGCAGGCGGAGATCGAGTTGGTCCACGAACACCCGTACGTCGAAAAGACCCTCCGGGCGCTCGGCTCCGGGCGCCACGGGAACCTCGATTCGGATACCTTCTACTCGCCGGGAAGCCGTGCCGCGGCGCTGCTGGCCGCCGGTGGCGGCATCGACCTCGCGCACCACGTGCACCGCCGGGAGGTCGAATGGGGATGGGCGATCGTACGGCCCCCGGGGCACCACGCGAGCGCGGGCTCGGCGGCCGGTTTCTGCATCTTCAACAACGTCGCCGTGGCCGCGGCCTCGCTCCTCGCGGACGGCTCGGCGCGCCGTGTCGCCATCTTCGACTGGGACGTGCACCACGGCAACGGGACCCAGAACCAGTTCTGGGACAGCGCCGACGTGCTCTTCGTGTCCGTGCACCAGTGGCCGCACTACCCCGGCTCGGGGCTGGTGAACGAGATCGGCGGGCCGACCGCGAAGGGCCGCTGCGTCAACTTCCCGTTCCCGGGCGGTGCGGTCGACGGGGATTATCTTTCTGTAATCGATTCGGTGTTCGCGCCGCTCGCGCGCGCCTTCGCTCCGGACCACATCCTCGTCAGCGCGGGGTTCGACGCCCACGAGCGCGACCCGCTGGGCGGAATGCAGCTGACGAGCGCGTGCTACGGCGCCATGGCGGCGCGCCTCCGGGCCCTGGCGGAGGAGCTGTGCGGCGGCCGGATCACGCTGTTCCTGGAGGGCGGATACGACCTGCAGGCGCTCTCGGAATCCGCCGAATCGGTCGCCCGAGCGATGGCCGGCGGCCGGGTCCCGGAGTGCCGGAGCGACACGACGCGCGGCTGCGTTGCGGTCATCGGCGCCGTGGCGCGCGCCATCGGCCCGTTCTGGCCCGGGGTCCAGCTCTCGCTCGACGCCCGCTGA